Proteins found in one Coffea eugenioides isolate CCC68of chromosome 5, Ceug_1.0, whole genome shotgun sequence genomic segment:
- the LOC113771577 gene encoding putative late blight resistance protein homolog R1A-3: MASTSVTCISSILDDLQALENDCPEFPDGQQEYLKRMLRYLRTFLLCARKYSNDDVQLPFDNKKNQADNHNASLEALAVRIGDAIPKWAKEIQSCDQPWDAVHDLEKDIIESFEQEICEWYVFFLGSSSRQSSNSVVRKDDLMEFMDSLLENLVNYWSWIRPAHEVGLIKALEEKLAFMKNFIRFIKLYGVENTELGPLLVHTEAVAINAARLSYKCQFKKGFGPPKDVVESISELLQKIIPVEPQVLETCIKALTASKLSRQLYGATDEHLLRDFFHSLLCNLWEKLKHGTCPVILRQLQMFYEGLNSLRTILKEKPKEFDEKVRDPARVVNCDGGDFISPLSLNAIKDAIQAKDMDIVCSELLEIIKLIDAVITEKCPEPSSFNFPKTNGLGFVDSLLEKMMDVTCSKAGSIALIDHRIQKVQEVLVCLRFLLRKIVELHNEDEEVQAIWDRIVGVAYRIEFLIDSLITGNILDSSTMSIHSILEEMNIIKAAALKICDSEKLGGKVNEVTKRFNHLPQEGSKPIVNDVVVGFEDETATIINQLRNGSRQVRIVSIVGMPGCGKTTLARKVYNDSSVKSHFYERAWCTVSQIYHKRNLLLQILTCIESKLPEDVFKMGEEDLALQVKRRLLKNRYLIVLDDVWDIDAWNGLEASFPDDAKRSRVILTSRLRGVAPQDKLDNEPYSLRQLTPNESWDLLKGKLYPGQDLAPPELCEIRQQVVEMCQGLPLTVVILAGILSRMDRYGWKEAVEGLSSRNVSSTEQCTATLEMSYKHLPDTLKACFLYFGAFPEDHEHNTKRLISLWVAEGFVQKNQPKRLEDVANDYLMELIGRSLVTVSKPRSIDGVKACRIHDLLYEFCVTKAKEENFSRLVRRGDKLSDINVPCYLRRLCIDSNPEHFDKLRLFAPAIRRLLFLSSGMGNEVYFDFRFIFHIIKLVTVLDLSQIGLDPFPRELELLVHLRYLAILGQGKLNLPPSICNLPNLETLIWRNSSSHCSVSLPDTIWNLKKLRHLELIDEVDKYFCFFFPSDNLDNSSQLRDLDFLSCLSLDPEENISKLLRKFPNIRKLRCSVNLEPDVEYHVAMDCLSQLESLSLSRVLYGYQQFHIDFQFPLSIKRLTLTYFGMPWRKMAAIGNLPNLEVLKLLRRSFEGEIWEMEVEKFPNVRFLKLASLNIVKWTASSEYEYEDQDYFPRLQKLVLESCDALQEIPSCLGNSSTLEIIEVSKCPSCTSSLEEIQEEQRSNGYTDLKILTS, translated from the coding sequence ATGGCCTCCACTAGTGTCACTTGTATTTCTTCCATATTGGATGATCTGCAAGCGCTGGAGAACGATTGTCCAGAATTTCCAGATGGGCAGCAGGAGTACCTGAAACGCATGCTAAGATATCTGAGAACATTTCTTCTGTGTGCGAGAAAATACAGCAACGATGATGTGCAATTACCATTTGACAACAAAAAGAACCAGGCAGATAATCATAATGCAAGCCTAGAAGCTCTGGCAGTTCGGATTGGAGATGCCATTCCCAAGTGGGCAAAGGAGATCCAATCCTGTGATCAGCCTTGGGATGCGGTCCATGATTTAGAAAAAGACATTATTGAATCCTTCGAACAAGAAATTTGCGAATGGTATGTCTTTTTCTTGGGTTCCTCGTCACGGCAGTCCAGTAATTCGGTCGTTCGAAAAGATGACCTCATGGAATTCATGGATTCTCTTTTGGAGAATCTAGTGAATTATTGGTCATGGATTCGGCCGGCACATGAAGTTGGACTAATTAAAGCCCTTGAAGAGAAGCTGGCGTTCATGAAAAACTTCATCCGTTTTATCAAACTGTATGGTGTTGAAAACACAGAATTGGGACCTTTGTTGGTTCACACTGAAGCTGTGGCTATCAATGCAGCACGCCTCTCTTATAAGTGCCAGTTTAAGAAGGGTTTCGGACCGCCCAAGGATGTCGTGGAAAGCATTTCGGAATTGCTGCAGAAGATTATTCCTGTTGAACCTCAAGTCCTTGAGACTTGTATCAAGGCCCTGACTGCTTCGAAGTTATCAAGACAATTATACGGAGCCACAGATGAGCATCTGTTGAGAGACTTCTTCCATTCTCTCTTGTGTAATCTTTGGGAGAAACTAAAGCATGGTACTTGTCCTGTGATTTTGCGTCAACTACAAATGTTTTACGAGGGGCTAAATTCCTTGAGAACCATTTTGAAGGAGAAGCCGAAGGAGTTTGATGAGAAAGTGAGAGATCCTGCTCGAGTCGTGAACTGTGATGGAGGAGATTTTATTTCCCCTCTCTCTCTGAATGCAATCAAAGATGCCATACAAGCCAAGGATATGGATATCGTGTGTTCTGAGTTATTGGAAATAATTAAGCTCATCGATGCAGTAATCACAGAGAAGTGTCCAGAACCATCATCATTCAATTTTCCTAAGACCAATGGACTGGGCTTTGTTGATTCCCTTCTAGAAAAGATGATGGATGTGACATGTTCTAAGGCTGGTTCGATTGCTTTGATCGATCATCGAATTCAAAAAGTCCAGGAAGTACTTGTTTGTTTACGCTTTTTGCTGAGGAAAATTGTGGAGCTGCACAATGAAGACGAGGAGGTCCAGGCAATTTGGGATCGTATTGTTGGGGTGGCATACAGGATAGAGTTTCTTATTGACTCCTTAATAACTGGAAATATCTTAGATTCTTCTACAATGtccattcattccattttagaAGAAATGAACATCATTAAAGCTGCGGCCTTGAAGATTTGTGATAGCGAAAAACTTGGTGGAAAAGTTAATGAAGTAACGAAGAGATTCAATCACTTGCCACAAGAAGGAAGTAAGCCAATAGTCAATGATGTGGTGGTGGGATTCGAGGATGAGACGGCAACGATAATCAATCAACTCAGAAATGGATCACGCCAAGTGAGAATTGTTTCCATTGTGGGTATGCCGGGATGCGGTAAGACAACTTTGGCTAGAAAAGTGTACAATGATTCTTCAGTGAAGTCCCATTTTTATGAGCGTGCTTGGTGTACTGTTTCTCAAATATATCACAAGAGAAATCTTTTGCTTCAAATTTTGACTTGTATTGAGTCCAAGCTTCCTGAGGATGTTTTTAAGATGGGTGAAGAAGATCTGGCTCTTCAAGTCAAAAGACGTTTGCTGAAAAACAGATATCTCATTGTTTTGGATGATGTATGGGACATTGACGCATGGAACGGATTGGAAGCCTCATTCCCTGACGATGCAAAAAGAAGTAGAGTTATCTTGACAAGTCGGCTCCGTGGTGTTGCTCCGCAAGACAAACTCGACAATGAACCGTATTCTCTTCGTCAACTCACTCCTAATGAGAGCTGGGATTTGCTAAAAGGGAAGTTATATCCTGGACAAGATTTGGCTCCTCCAGAACTATGTGAAATTCGACAGCAAGTAGTGGAAATGTGTCAAGGACTACCTCTTACAGTTGTCATTCTTGCCGGAATTCTCTCAAGAATGGACCGATATGGTTGGAAAGAAGCTGTGGAAGGTTTAAGTTCGAGGAATGTTTCTAGTACGGAACAGTGTACCGCTACATTAGAGATGAGTTACAAACATTTACCTGACACTTTGAAGgcatgttttctttattttggagcCTTTCCAGAAGACCATGAACACAATACCAAGAGGCTGATTTCTCTATGGGTCGCTGAAGGATTTGTTCAAAAAAATCAGCCCAAGAGATTGGAGGATGTGGCAAATGATTACCTGATGGAACTCATTGGCAGAAGCTTAGTCACAGTTTCCAAACCAAGATCCATTGATGGGGTCAAAGCTTGTCGCATTCACGATTTGTTATATGAGTTTTGCGTGACAAAAGCCAAAGAAGAAAACTTTTCACGGCTGGTACGTAGGGGTGATAAACTATCTGATATCAATGTGCCATGCTACCTACGCCGTTTATGCATTGATTCTAATCCTGAGCACTTTGACAAGTTAAGGTTATTTGCTCCTGCCATACGCCGTCTATTATTCTTAAGTAGTGGCATGGGCAACGAAGTATATTTTGATTTTAGGTtcatttttcacatcatcaAACTTGTTACAGTGTTAGATTTGAGCCAAATTGGACTCGACCCCTTTCCTAGAGAGTTAGAACTGCTTGTTCACTTGCGCTACTTGGCGATTCTAGGTCAAGGTAAACTCAATCTCCCACCATCAATATGCAATCTCCcgaatttggaaactttgattTGGCGAAATTCTTCAAGTCATTGTTCAGTTTCACTACCAGATACCATATGGAACCTGAAGAAACTAAGGCATTTAGAACTAATTGATGAGGTCGAtaagtatttttgtttttttttccctagcGACAATCTTGACAATTCGTCACAGTTGCGTGACTTAGATTTCTTGTCCTGTTTGTCTCTCGATCCTGAGGAAAACATCAGCAAACTGTTGAGAAAGTTTCCAAATATCCGCAAGCTGAGATGCTCTGTCAATCTCGAGCCAGATGTTGAATATCATGTAGCAATGGATTGTCTAAGTCAGTTGGAATCACTCAGTCTGAGTCGCGTCCTATACGGTTATCAGCAATTTCATATAGATTTCCAATTTCCTTTGAGCATTAAAAGGTTGACCCTGACTTATTTTGGCATGCCGTGGAGGAAAATGGCAGCAATTGGAAATCTGCCAAATCTTGAGGTGCTCAAATTACTCCGCCGATCATTTGAGGGGGAAATATGGGAAATGGAAGTAGAGAAGTTCCCTAATGTTCGCTTCCTGAaattagcttccttgaacattGTGAAGTGGACAGCCTCCTCCGAGTATGAGTACGAGGACCAGGACTATTTTCCTCGTCTCCAGAAGTTAGTGTTGGAAAGCTGTGATGCATTGCAGGAGATCCCTTCTTGTTTGGGAAATAGTTCAACTCTTGAAATAATTGAGGTGTCAAAATGTCCCAGCTGTACCAGTTCATTGGAGGAAATTCAGGAAGAGCAAAGAAGCAATGGATATACCGATCTGAAGATCCTTACCTCATAA